The following proteins are encoded in a genomic region of Notolabrus celidotus isolate fNotCel1 chromosome 19, fNotCel1.pri, whole genome shotgun sequence:
- the prrc2b gene encoding protein PRRC2B isoform X2: protein MSDRLGQITKSKDGKSKYSSLSLFDKYKGKSIENQKNAVVPRHGLQSLGKVATARRMPPPAHLPSLKSENKGNDPNVIIVPKDGTGWANKQEQPEQKSSIASIPQLPQLQPQLALQKSVSNLQKPLPVANQENTNTGGPKQWAQLNGKAVEQDGSRVSNRLQPFSHEEFPTLKAAGEQDRAGKERSGFDPSYGPGPSLRPQNVTSWREGGGRNLQPSSLTLGLPADPEGKITALGETGTPPVPSHPPSATGTTPSSVVTAQSPVLDPKEPSLRPAQPVRRTTVPTALQYQLHHTSTAVYHDMLPAFMCSKDTREAPGTDNVPTTVAAPARFDSKPPMRQNYAKPELVNGDVKRENRFVRPPPRLSSQPIRRPGDRPQRPAIINPEDLKDLDELDNECEDGWAGLHEEVDYSEKLKFSDDEDQDLSDKNKMWTEWERERERENCQSSLSSGEASYPQEGLEEGYSYPHHHHEPSRKTNSRYPPTDAQPQQKTQRESPADPEDHQRQAQAQAQAQAQGPARAKYMSPELSEAVERARRRREEEERRAREERLAACAEKLKRLDEKFGKTERQLSRPEEGQKEGEGKEAPLSPQSKGNHETWQYSTKDGSDVPPDHSSSHSYREEPGFSNYRGSEDESQEPSSPSEEYSGPHPSKPIPPRFQKQPQQQQQQQHHQQQQQQQQQQQQQQQQQQQQQQQQQQQQQQQQQQQQEQAYKMQHWQQQSGHPPSSGSSHSQRGYYPPHVLGFDPRWMMMPPFMDPRMTQGRSPVDYYPGAVHSSAGMMKPMMHQDHLNSPGSDEGCHPNVHQERRTPSTEPYPMWNQDGYPLRSFTPPYQRQHESSDSGQLDDRSDLAGSQQDSYEDRGNECLTQDDLPHHGYQSRGSEREHRHPDQGLLTTAQNLSQNHADGDYPKQDSRDKHLKDGPESHDEILEGSKDNWKRDGGQKQDERLSSAQGQWSEASSSSSSSVSQPSETSGRTLIRRTGPIKKPVLKALKVEDKENEKPKPEPEEKTVPYRLEKEILTNVYDLKKDNQPASNRRSASPVVEKQPEERQRQSPAPTKTERPLSTHSDDSPKESTWECNKSQSPRESQESREAHAPRRNNWIFIDEEQAFGSVRGTGRGRSRGFREFNSRGGTRGGRGGDNLRGAYNNNNNRSEAQRAGRGRATPRDLVKAEEFQRGKPRRRNVSETLSEASEYEELPKRRRQKGSENGEGYTDSGEARKADRESWRSNKVYTDDQAAQDPRDKTKSSRSFGGRMLPPRLNTTGGYNRGFGGSREMSSWRGRGPQFSGSGGSMQENGYGPGAETTYSRRPPVEREALKYAPKFTGSFMENGTEEREGEYYFDNDNPDRQMLRRRRPPRQDKPPRFRRLRQEREPGSNQWTSEEYVNGDFANPWPTRPKGSGEESWPSGHYTGGRPNQHGQAEEWETGSENSDFGDWREKRGGSGGPAPQGHGDIPSDSGHSEPGSGEKRELCKRSFSSQRPLVERQNRKGEPSMLETGKMVRTPEPPNSSNRSDSWQNGGSCTSRGPDESGQVYSIEQPDERESSEPSGKKLDKELKQGPVKTDMVEPLSQYEISSYPLEGDIGGPVSTPDGFQDALSKKQRRPQEDERRRKEQVAAVPVKNRTITSKIPPRFAKKQGSMSLEQPEEALTSNNLGTEIWETNSSALSVQSSGGDSWTKQVSYTGSEPNSEDSDAGPEHTKEQHKPGPIGNERSLKHRKGSEGVDRLEGGPITPVNGVDLHGDSVLPVPPIEFGVSAKDSDFSLPPGSTPVPVSNPVNKLQDALTTNTALNQSIPMLRSNHLQPGINLNPISFPSADLTLKMESARKAWENSQSLPEQGSPGGGASGVQPPCSVGSSSGVSYSSFGGVSMPQMPVASVAPSMSMQGSHIPPLYLDGHVFPSQPRLVPPTMTQQQTYQQAAAAQQIPISLHTSLQAQAQLGLRGGLPVSQSQEMFSSIPPFRSQVYMHPNLSQPSPMVLSGGAPLKGPYSAFPGMQPSDMVKQQSGSHYQPMNGSQQLVYDSQMNQGPGMSSSQLMDSQLIQVTMPLPGSQLRYGSAQQHLILPQSIQLQQGQNLSVGAPRRMLPPGSQAAVMTGSRELSLPISIFSPFSQGSQMEMKGFQFSDKPSHSQGMPVGSYRPGSASPSGKPSGPGGPVGPLPTHFAQQVPTAQGSMVMHMRPPTTGPFPNPIQRPVMQVNKPVIIRSPPYPNPGRDPSHSTPPSAPEPPVKGPEDGMKNKTLRDVRKAVDEIKTPPGGMTSKLQEPLPSTGQAKPARTGAIKPQAVKVEEGKA, encoded by the exons ATCCTGAGGGTAAGATCACTGCCCTGGGTGAGACCGGCACCCCTCCGGTCCCATCTCACCCGCCCTCTGCCACCGGCACAACCCCCTCCAGCGTAGTGACGGCTCAGTCTCCGGTCCTCGACCCTAAGGAGCCCTCCCTGCGACCCGCCCAGCCTGTCCGCAGAACAACCGTCCCCACTGCCTTGCAGTACCAGCTTCACCACACCTCCACTGCTGTCTATCATGACATGTTGCCTGCATTT atgTGCTCCAAAGACACACGTGAAGCCCCGGGCACAGACAACGTTCCCACCACTGTTGCAGCCCCCGCCCGATTTGACAGCAAACCCCCCATGAGACAGAACTACGCCAAACCGGAACTCGTCAA TGGTgatgtgaagagagagaacCGCTTTGTCCGCCCTCCACCTCGACTGTCTTCTCAGCCCATCCGCAGGCCTGGCGACAGACCGCAGCGCCCAGCCATCATCAATCCAGAGGACCTGAAGGATCTGGATGAGCTCGACAATGAGTGCGAGGACGGATGGGCCG GACTCCACGAAGAAGTTGATTACAGTGAGAAGCTCAAGTTCAGTGATGACGAAGATCAAGACTTGAGTGATAAAAACAAGATGTG GACCGAATGggagagggaaagggagagagagaactgCCAATCCTCCCTCAGTTCAGGTGAGGCATCTTACCCCCAGGAGGGCCTCGAGGAGGGTTATTCTTACCCACATCACCACCACGAGCCTTCCAGGAAGACCAACAGCAGATATCCCCCCACGGATGCCCAG CCCCAGCAGAAAACTCAAAGAGAGTCACCAGCTGACCCAGAAGATCACCAGCgccaggctcaggctcaggctcaggctcaggctcagggtCCAGCAAGGGCGAAGTACATGTCACCCGAGCTGTCCGAGGCCGTCGAGAGAGCCCGCAGGCgccgggaggaggaggaaaggcgTGCCCGAGAGGAACGTCTGGCCGCCTGTGCTGAGAAACTCAAAAGGCTGGATGAGAAATTTGGGAAAACTGAAAGGCAGTTGTCGAGGCCAGAGGAGGGGCAGAAGGAAGGAGAGGGCAAAGAGGCTCCACTCTCCCCGCAGAGTAAAGGCAACCATGAGACCTGGCAATACAGCACAAAGG ATGGAAGCGATGTTCCTCCAGATCACTCCTCCAGCCACAGTTACCGTGAGGAACCAGGCTTCTCTAACTACCGTGGCAGCGAAGATGAAAGCCAGGAGCCCTCCTCCCCGTCAGAAGAGTACAGTGGACCTCACCCGTCCAAACCCATACCGCCCCGCTTCCAAAagcagccgcagcagcagcagcagcagcagcaccaccagcagcagcagcagcagcagcagcagcagcaacaacagcagcaacaacaacagcaacaacagcaacaacaacaacaacagcagcaacagcagcagcagcagcagcag GAACAAGCATACAAAATGCAGCACTGGCAGCAGCAGTCGGGCCACCCTCCCTCATCTGGCTCAAGCCACAGCCAGAGGGGCTACTATCCACCACACGTCCTTGGGTTTGATCCCCGCTGGATGATGATGCCACCATTCATGGATCCTCGCATGACCCAGGGAAGATCTCCTGTGGACTACTACCCTGGTGCTGTCCACTCTTCAG CAGGAATGATGAAACCCATGATGCATCAAGACCACTTGAACAGTCCTGGTTCAGATGAGGGATGTCATCCCAACGTGCACCAGGAGAGACGAACCCCTTCCACTGAGCCTTACCCTATGTGGAACCAAGATGGCTACCCATTACGTAGCTTCACTCCCCCTTACCAGAGACAGCATGAGAGCTCAGATAGTGGCCAGCTGGATGACAG AAGTGATCTGGCCGGCTCTCAACAGGACTCCTACGAAGACCGGGGCAACGAGTGCTTGACTCAAGACGATCTCCCCCACCATGGTTACCAGAGTCGAGGCTCTGAAAGAGAGCACAGACACCCTGACCAAGGCTTACTCACCACTGCTCAAAACCTCTCCCAGAATCACGCAGATGGTGATTACCCAAAACAAGACTCTAGAGACAAGCACCTGAAAGATGGCCCCGAATCCCACGATGAGATCTTGGAAGGCTCAAAAGACAACTGGAAAAGAGACGGGGGACAGAAACAAGATGAAAGACTCAGCAGTGCTCAAGGCCAGTGGTCCGAAGCAAGTTCCAGTTCCAGTAGTAGTGTCAGCCAGCCGTCTGAGACCAGCGGACGCACATTGATTCGCAGAACTGGACCCATCAAGAAACCAGttctcaaagctcttaaagtGGAAGACAAAGAGAATGAGAAGCCTAAACCTGAGCCTGAGGAGAAGACTGTCCCGTACCGCCTGGAAAAAGAAATCCTTACTAATGTTTACGACCTAAAGAAAGATAACCAGCCAGCGAGCAACAGACGCTCGGCCTCACCCGTTGTTGAGAAACAGCCGGAAGAAAGGCAGCGTCAGTCACCAGCTCCTACCAAGACAGAGAGGCCCCTGAGCACCCACAGCGACGACTCCCCCAAAGAGAGCACCTGGGAATGCAACAAGAGCCAGTCACCCAGAGAGAGTCAGGAGAGCCGGGAGGCCCACGCACCACGGCGCAATAACTGGATCTTCATAGATGAAGAGCAGGCCTTTGGTTCAGTCAGGGGAACAGGCAGAGGCCGAAGCCGAGGCTTCAGGGAGTTCAACTCTAGAGGTGGAACCCGCGGTGGCCGAGGTGGAGACAATCTCAGAGGAgcttataacaacaacaacaacaggagtgAAGCTCAGCGCGCAGGCAGAGGCCGAGCAACCCCCAGGGACCTCGTCAAGGCGGAAGAGTTCCAGAGGGGCAAGCCAAGAAGGAGAAATGTCAGCGAGACTTTGAGTGAAGCCTCTGAGTATGAAGAACTGCCCAAGAGGCGACGCCAGAAGGGATCTGAGAATGGAGAAGGTTACACAGATTCTGGAGAAGCCCGTAAAGCTGACAGAGAATCTTGGAGGTCCAACAAGGTGTACACAGACGACCAGGCGGCCCAAGATCCCCGAGATAAGACAAAGTCCAGCAGGAGCTTTGGAGGCCGCATGCTACCTCCCAGACTGAACACTACTGGAGGTTACAACCGAGGCTTTGGAGGATCCAGAGAGATGTCTAGCTGGAGGGGCCGTGGACCCCAGTTTAGTGGCAGTGGTGGCTCCATGCAAGAAAACGGTTACGGCCCTGGAGCCGAGACTACATACTCCCGCAGACCCCCTGTTGAGCGCGAGGCTCTAAAGTATGCCCCCAAATTCACCGGCTCATTCATGGAAAACggcacagaggagagggaaggagaatACTACTTTGACAACGACAACCCCGACAGGCAGATGTTAAGAAGACGGCGTCCACCCCGTCAAGACAAACCTCCACGATTCCGCCGACTACGCCAAGAGCGCGAGCCCGGCTCAAACCAGTGGACAAGCGAAGAGTACGTTAATGGAGACTTCGCAAACCCTTGGCCAACTCGCCCCAAAGGCAGCGGTGAGGAAAGCTGGCCCAGCGGCCACTACACTGGCGGACGACCCAACCAACATGGTCAGGCGGAGGAATGGGAGACGGGATCTGAGAACAGTGACTTTGGTGACTGGAGAGAGAAgcgaggaggaagtggaggccCCGCACCGCAGGGTCACGGTGATATTCCCTCTGACTCCGGTCACAGTGAGCCAGGCTCTGGTGAGAAGAGGGAGCTTTGTAAGAGAAGCTTCTCCAGCCAGAGGCCACTGGTGGAGCGGCAGAACAGGAAAGGAGAGCCTTCAATGTTGGAGACGGGCAAGATGGTGCGCACACCTGAGCCACCAAACTCCTCCAACAGGAGCGACAGCTGGCAGAACGGAGGGAGTTGTACAAG CAGAGGTCCTGATGAGTCAGGCCAAGTCTACAGCATAGAACAGCCGGATGAGAGGGAATCCAGTGAGCCCTCTGGGAAGAAACTAGACAAAGAGCTGAAGCAAGGACCTGTCAAGACCGACATGGTTGAACCTCTGTCCCAGTATGAGATCAGCAGCTACCCAC TCGAGGGAGACATTGGGGGACCAGTTTCGACTCCAGATGGATTCCAGGATGCCCTGTCCAAAAAGCAAAGGCGCCCGCAGGAAgatgagagaaggaggaaggaacAAGTAGCCGCA GTGCCGGTGAAGAACAGGACTATCACATCCAAGATACCACCACGCTTTGCCAAAAAGCAAGGCAGCATGAGCCTGGAGCAACCTGAGGAGGCGCTTACCTCCAACAACCTGGGAACAGAAATCTGGGAGACAAACAGCTCAG cTCTTTCAGTTCAGTCTTCAGGAGGAGATTCATGGACTAAACAGGTCTCCTACACTGGAAGTGAACCAAACTCTGAG GACTCTGATGCCGGCCCCGAGCACACTAAAGAGCAGCACAAGCCGGGACCCATCGGAAATGAGCGCTCCCTAAAGCACCGTAAAGGCTCCGAAGGCGTCGATCGTCTGGAAGGTGGGCCCATCACACCGGTCAATGGTGTGGACCTCCACGGGGACTCTGTGCTGCCTGTGCCGCCCATCGAATTTGGAGTCAGTGCCAAAGACTCTGATTTCAGCCTGCCACCCGGCTCCACCCCGGTGCCCGTGTCCAATCCTGTCAACAAGCTTCAGGATGCACTAACCACCAAT ACCGCCCTCAATCAGAGCATCCCCATGCTGCGATCCAATCACCTGCAGCCAGGCATAAACCTCAACCCTATCTCTTTCCCCAGTGCTGATCTCACACTCAAG ATGGAATCAGCCCGTAAAGCTTGGGAGAACTCTCAGTCCCTCCCTGAGCAGGGCTCTCCTGGCGGTGGAGCCTCTGGGGTTCAGCCTCCCTGCAGTGTCGGCTCATCCAGTGGCGTCAGCTACAGTTCATTTGGAGGAGTTTCCATGCCTCAGATGCCCGTTGCTTCTGTTGCACCTTCCATGTCCATGCAAG GTAGTCATATTCCTCCGTTGTATCTGGATGGTCATGTCTTTCCTAGCCAGCCACGCCTCGTTCCTCCCACCATGACTCAGCAGCAGACTTACCAACAG GCGGCTGCAGCCCAGCAGATCCCCATCTCCTTACACACATCTcttcaggctcaggctcagctGGGGCTCCGTGGAGGTCTACCTGTCTCTCAGTCACAAGAGATGTTCAGCTCTATTCCCCCCTTCAG GTCCCAGGTCTACATGCACCCCAACCTATCTCAGCCCAGCCCCATGGTGCTGTCTGGTGGAGCCCCTCTGAAGGGGCCGTACTCTGCTTTCCCTGGCATGCAGCCCTCAGACATGGTCAAGCAACAGTCCGGCTCACACTACCAGCCCATGAACGGCAGCCAGCAGCTTGTCTACGACAGCCAAATGAACCAGGGGCCCGGGATGAGTTCCTCCCAGCTGATGGACTCGCAGCTCATTCAG GTGACCATGCCGCTGCCCGGCTCTCAGCTGCGCTACGGCTCAGCTCAGCAACACCTCATCCTCCCGCAGTCCATCCAGCTGCAGCAGGGCCAGAACCTGTCTGTAGGAGCTCCCCGCAGGATGCTGCCGCCTGGCTCCCAGGCTGCTGTCATGACCGGCAGCCGAGAG CTTTCATTGCCGATCTCCATTTTCTCCCCCTTCTCTCAGGGCTCACAGATGGAAATGAAAGGGTTCCAGTTCTCTGACAAGCCCAGTCATTCCCAAGGCATGCCTGTGGGGTCCTATAG GCCTGGGTCTGCCAGTCCAAGTGGGAAGCCCTCTGGCCCTGGGGGGCCTGTAGGTCCTCTGCCGACACATTTTGCTCAGcag GTCCCTACCGCTCAGGGCAGCATGGTGATGCACATGCGCCCCCCCACCACTGGCCCTTTCCCCAACCCCATCCAGAGACCCGTCATGCAGGTTAACAAACCTGTTATCATCCGCTCCCCCCCTTACCCCAACCCCGGCCGCGACCCTTCCCACTCCACCCCTCCCTCTGCCCCTGAGCCCCCTGTTAAGGGGCCAGAGGATGGCATGAAG AACAAAACCCTGCGAGACGTACGCAAGGCAGTGGATGAGATCAAGACACCACCCGGGGGCATGACCAGCAAACTCCAGGAGCCCCTGCCCTCCACAGGGCAAGCCAAACCAGCACGCACTGGAGCCATCAAACCCCAGGCTGTCAAAGTAGAGGAAGGCAAGGCATAA